The following proteins come from a genomic window of Neptunomonas concharum:
- the gspF gene encoding type II secretion system inner membrane protein GspF, giving the protein MPSFEYQAVDPHGKKTRGYIDADSERQARQNLREKSLIPVSLSATAQKSASGATRSGRVATRDIALFTQQFAALVQSAIPLEEALQVAADQTRNKVLRRVLKSVRSRILEGHTLAEGMKDHPKVFPPIYCALVSAGEHSGDLGKVLMRLADYTERTQQLRSTVMQAAIYPAVLTLVSIGVITLLMAYVVPKVVEQFDGVGQQLPLLTRIMISISDFIVNSGWLVLAVLIAASFVWKQLLKNEAFLTRIHRLMLRIPGLGSLITQLETARLLNTLSIMVNSGSPLLESLKISRETLHNRVIRQAVADATERVREGQLLSKTLADSKVFPPISVYMIANGEHSGELGQSLDHAARQQENLLTSVISVATRLIEPLLIIIFGALVLAIVLAILLPILQLNNLTQF; this is encoded by the coding sequence ATGCCGTCATTTGAATATCAGGCGGTTGATCCCCATGGGAAAAAAACACGCGGTTATATCGATGCCGACTCCGAACGCCAAGCTCGCCAGAACTTGCGCGAGAAAAGTCTGATCCCCGTATCCCTGAGTGCAACTGCGCAAAAATCAGCTAGCGGCGCAACACGCAGCGGCCGAGTAGCTACTAGGGATATTGCGTTATTTACGCAACAGTTTGCCGCCTTGGTACAATCAGCCATTCCTTTAGAGGAAGCACTGCAAGTTGCTGCCGATCAAACACGAAACAAAGTGTTAAGGCGCGTTTTAAAGTCGGTGCGTAGTCGCATCCTTGAAGGGCACACACTCGCTGAGGGCATGAAAGACCACCCTAAAGTGTTCCCCCCTATTTACTGTGCGTTAGTGTCTGCTGGCGAGCATTCCGGGGACCTTGGCAAAGTACTGATGCGTTTGGCCGATTATACTGAGCGCACCCAGCAATTACGCAGTACCGTGATGCAGGCAGCTATCTACCCTGCGGTTTTAACGTTGGTATCTATCGGCGTAATCACACTATTAATGGCCTATGTTGTTCCAAAAGTGGTTGAGCAATTTGATGGTGTCGGACAACAGCTTCCTCTACTAACCCGCATCATGATCAGCATCTCTGACTTTATCGTTAATTCGGGCTGGTTGGTTCTAGCCGTGCTGATAGCTGCAAGCTTTGTTTGGAAGCAGCTCTTAAAAAACGAAGCGTTCCTTACCCGCATTCATCGCTTGATGCTTCGCATACCAGGGCTTGGAAGCTTGATTACCCAACTGGAAACAGCACGATTACTGAATACTTTAAGCATTATGGTCAACAGCGGCTCCCCGTTACTCGAGTCTCTTAAGATCAGCCGTGAAACCCTTCATAACCGCGTTATCCGACAGGCCGTGGCCGACGCCACCGAACGGGTAAGAGAGGGGCAATTGCTCAGTAAAACCCTAGCAGACAGTAAAGTGTTTCCGCCCATCTCTGTCTATATGATTGCTAACGGCGAGCACAGTGGAGAATTGGGTCAGTCTTTAGATCATGCAGCGCGCCAACAGGAGAACTTGCTCACCAGCGTTATTAGTGTCGCCACACGCTTGATAGAACCCCTGCTTATCATTATTTTTGGCGCGTTAGTACTGGCTATTGTTTTAGCTATTTTGTTACCTATTCTGCAACTTAACAACCTGACACAGTTTTAA
- a CDS encoding Spy/CpxP family protein refolding chaperone, with protein sequence MKKLTMALIALPILAIGTTTIAGMKYASDDDRCERGERYSQEDRQKRNPDKMVERLAKKLELSQTQKNEVKQLFINKQQQRETMREQMQSLHKTLRGLDPSAADYASALAQAKQKAAFMAESKIDERMHMKAAMQKILSPEQMAQFEAMQSKRKHHQGMER encoded by the coding sequence ATGAAAAAGTTAACAATGGCACTTATTGCTCTACCGATATTAGCAATCGGTACAACAACCATTGCAGGTATGAAGTACGCATCAGATGATGACCGATGCGAGCGAGGTGAGCGTTACTCTCAAGAGGATCGGCAAAAGAGAAATCCAGATAAAATGGTTGAACGGCTGGCTAAAAAACTAGAGTTAAGCCAAACACAGAAGAACGAAGTGAAGCAGCTATTTATCAATAAACAACAGCAACGTGAAACCATGCGTGAGCAGATGCAATCGCTTCACAAAACACTTCGAGGGCTTGATCCAAGTGCAGCTGACTATGCCAGCGCCCTAGCACAAGCTAAACAAAAAGCAGCCTTTATGGCCGAAAGCAAAATCGATGAGCGTATGCACATGAAAGCAGCTATGCAAAAGATTCTGTCGCCAGAACAAATGGCGCAATTTGAAGCAATGCAGAGCAAACGCAAGCACCATCAAGGAATGGAGCGTTAA
- the gspG gene encoding type II secretion system major pseudopilin GspG gives MIRSNKAQQRGFTLLEIMVVVVILGLLVAIVAPNVLDNQDKAMVEKAKADIAALEQALDMYKLDNHNHPTTDQGLEALVSKPQINPEPKNYRPDGYIKRLPKDPWGNPYQYLQPGEHGSFDIYSLGSDGDNGGEGQAADIGNW, from the coding sequence ATGATCCGCAGCAACAAAGCACAACAACGGGGTTTTACCCTCTTAGAGATTATGGTCGTCGTGGTAATCCTAGGGCTTTTGGTAGCCATCGTTGCACCCAATGTCCTAGATAACCAAGACAAAGCGATGGTCGAGAAAGCCAAAGCCGATATTGCCGCACTTGAACAAGCATTAGATATGTATAAGCTTGATAATCACAATCACCCCACCACCGACCAAGGTTTAGAGGCACTAGTCAGCAAGCCACAAATTAATCCAGAACCCAAAAACTACCGGCCCGACGGTTATATTAAGCGCTTACCAAAAGACCCATGGGGCAACCCTTATCAGTACTTGCAACCAGGGGAGCATGGTAGCTTCGATATCTACTCTTTAGGCTCAGATGGTGATAATGGCGGCGAAGGGCAGGCAGCAGATATTGGCAACTGGTAA
- the gspC gene encoding type II secretion system protein GspC, with protein MPLKRISQLIFVLILLLCAYVLAQLSWQVIALFYPNTTQTLDTASSPTISQAVPSQQDYLQRIRAANLFGTPVDNTKDIAPKTVIKTDNIRETRLNITLLGLIKGDNSVAVINYQGKQGAYKENEWIADQGRTKVRLISIETDHIIIENNSVPEKLLLPDAKRPQSFSTASSARSGSPSQSIDFGSDNIQNLIGGNIREVMSSDPLSLMKYMSLVPEKSGNAMTGYRINAGQDKRLLQATGIKPGDIITHLDGVPVNTIDISKFYQLLQTANHVALTLRRNGKPVTMDIRL; from the coding sequence ATGCCATTAAAACGGATAAGCCAACTTATCTTTGTACTTATTTTACTGCTGTGTGCTTATGTATTAGCACAACTCAGCTGGCAGGTTATTGCCCTTTTCTATCCAAATACAACGCAAACACTTGATACGGCATCCTCGCCAACGATCAGTCAGGCCGTTCCCTCTCAGCAAGATTATCTACAACGTATCAGAGCAGCTAATCTGTTCGGCACTCCCGTTGATAACACTAAAGACATTGCCCCGAAAACCGTCATAAAAACCGATAACATCCGCGAAACACGCCTAAATATCACGCTACTTGGGCTAATAAAAGGTGATAATAGTGTCGCAGTGATTAACTACCAAGGTAAGCAAGGCGCCTATAAAGAGAATGAGTGGATTGCAGATCAAGGGCGCACTAAAGTGCGGCTAATCTCTATTGAGACTGACCATATCATTATTGAAAATAACAGCGTACCTGAGAAGCTACTCCTGCCTGATGCAAAACGCCCTCAGTCGTTTTCTACCGCCTCTAGTGCACGATCAGGTAGTCCATCACAATCTATTGACTTTGGATCGGATAACATTCAAAACCTGATTGGCGGTAACATCCGCGAGGTAATGAGCTCCGACCCGCTTTCCCTGATGAAATATATGAGCCTTGTCCCTGAAAAATCAGGCAACGCTATGACGGGCTATCGTATTAATGCAGGGCAAGACAAACGGCTACTGCAGGCCACTGGAATCAAGCCTGGAGATATCATTACTCACTTGGATGGTGTCCCCGTTAACACCATCGACATCTCCAAATTTTATCAACTTCTGCAAACCGCTAACCATGTTGCTTTAACACTACGTCGCAACGGAAAACCGGTCACAATGGATATTAGGCTGTAA
- the gspE gene encoding type II secretion system ATPase GspE codes for MIAQPIFPFTFARKHRILATATEDSQETSVSVCPDTSLEGLLEADRLLGNTLHVQHMDSGALDDAISLAYQAADNAFENIADLNDVIDLDALAQSIPESEDLLDAQDDAPVIRLINALFAEALRQQASDIHLETFESSMSVRLRVDGVLQEILQPSRPLAPLLISRIKVMAKLDIAERRIPQDGRVSLKMAGKALDVRVSTMPSIHGERVVMRLLDKQASRMDLVQLGMPDNTLKPFTHLLQQPNGIILVTGPTGSGKTTTLYAGLSLINNKSRNILTVEDPVEYALEGIGQTPVNPKSGMTFAKGLRAILRQDPDVVMVGEIRDAETAQIAVQASLTGHLVLSTLHTNDSLGAITRLMDIGIEPYLIASSLKGVLAQRLVRTLCPACKTDYTLQQEDALALGDSALTGQVVKESQGCNHCHQTGYTGRQGLYELLLIDPALSRLIHDRAGEHLMAAHVEGRLRTMLDQGRALVIAGETSPSEVLRMVKESAEHAVI; via the coding sequence ATGATCGCACAGCCTATTTTTCCTTTTACATTCGCCCGTAAACACCGCATTTTAGCCACGGCAACAGAGGACTCACAGGAGACCTCTGTCAGTGTCTGCCCAGATACTTCCTTAGAGGGCCTTCTGGAAGCAGATCGTTTATTGGGCAACACCTTGCATGTTCAGCATATGGATAGCGGAGCCTTAGATGACGCAATCAGCCTAGCCTATCAGGCGGCTGATAATGCCTTTGAGAATATCGCAGACCTCAACGATGTTATTGATTTAGATGCACTGGCTCAAAGCATTCCTGAATCAGAAGATTTGCTCGATGCTCAGGATGATGCTCCGGTCATTCGTCTAATCAACGCCCTCTTTGCTGAAGCGTTGCGTCAGCAAGCCTCTGACATTCACCTTGAAACCTTTGAGAGCAGTATGTCTGTTCGCCTAAGAGTGGATGGTGTATTGCAAGAGATTCTACAGCCTAGCCGCCCACTAGCGCCTTTACTCATATCGCGCATCAAGGTGATGGCAAAGTTAGATATTGCAGAGCGCCGCATCCCTCAGGATGGCCGCGTTTCCTTAAAAATGGCCGGTAAAGCACTGGATGTGCGCGTATCGACCATGCCGTCGATCCATGGAGAGCGAGTCGTGATGCGTCTTCTCGACAAGCAAGCGTCTCGCATGGATCTGGTACAGCTGGGCATGCCTGACAATACCTTGAAGCCCTTTACCCACCTGTTACAACAACCTAACGGCATTATTCTTGTTACCGGCCCCACAGGTTCAGGTAAAACTACAACGCTTTACGCGGGTCTCTCTCTGATTAATAACAAGAGCCGCAATATCCTCACCGTCGAGGACCCTGTGGAGTATGCGCTCGAAGGAATTGGGCAAACCCCCGTAAACCCGAAAAGCGGCATGACATTTGCCAAAGGCTTGCGCGCTATTCTACGCCAAGACCCGGATGTAGTGATGGTAGGTGAGATTCGTGATGCCGAGACGGCGCAAATTGCCGTACAGGCCAGTTTAACCGGCCACTTAGTGCTGTCCACCCTGCATACCAACGATTCGTTAGGGGCAATTACACGCCTAATGGATATTGGCATAGAGCCTTACTTGATCGCTTCATCACTCAAAGGTGTTTTGGCACAAAGACTGGTTCGTACACTCTGCCCAGCCTGCAAAACAGACTACACGCTTCAGCAAGAGGATGCTCTGGCATTAGGCGATAGCGCCCTAACCGGCCAGGTTGTTAAAGAGAGCCAAGGCTGTAACCATTGCCACCAAACCGGCTATACCGGTCGACAGGGCCTTTATGAATTGCTCCTGATCGATCCGGCGTTATCCCGTCTTATCCATGATCGTGCGGGAGAACATCTCATGGCAGCCCACGTTGAGGGCCGCTTACGCACCATGTTAGATCAGGGAAGGGCGCTTGTTATCGCCGGTGAAACCTCACCATCTGAAGTACTCAGAATGGTTAAGGAGTCAGCAGAACATGCCGTCATTTGA
- the gspD gene encoding type II secretion system secretin GspD: MKNLRHFLKPLSLALLLGCSLEAYSQDYTLDMRGVDIREFINTISKMTGKTIITDDKVRGKVDIQSPSQLTEDELYEIFLVQLGISGYSVVDAGSNILKVIPAQGAKLEGSEVSSGIPSRSSEEIITRVVEVKNVNANQLAATLRPLIDNRLGIIAAYDTSNVILLTDRTSNVRRIAQIINQVDQADSQTLEIITLSNASASEIERILTSLTNDTKKDKVGPSPVITSDKRTNTLIVRADDTMRGRIRRIAKELDGEVQTTSNTRVVYLKYAKAKDIVPVLKGVSDTIIKEEGGQTGNAPTAPSNKSALHIDAHEQTNTVVMSGSPHIIKTLESIIEQLDIRRAQVMVEAIIAEVSDTASKELGVQWLFFDSNQGSTTPLGAVNYKSETSTGIVDLVGAAASNNATAGLVQNGLSIGIGRFDRNGFSFAAFLNALDKDTDSNVLSTPSLVTMDNEEAFIQVGQEVPIITGSTASSNNDNPFQTIERKDIGVKLKVTPQINEGDAIRLTIEQEVSSLSGIKASDIVTNKRVISTTVLVDDGATLALGGLINEDVQESSSKVPLLGDIPGIGQAFRSDGTTHVKRNLMVFIRPTIIRDQRVANSVSRQKYNYIHARQLMHAAGNPNRLTKAPPPSLPQWKNDQPSPPTIEEAAAKDPQVEEIFKMMGGDR, from the coding sequence ATGAAAAACCTACGTCACTTTCTCAAACCTCTTTCCCTTGCCCTTCTGTTAGGTTGCTCACTCGAAGCCTACTCACAAGATTACACCCTCGATATGCGAGGTGTTGATATTCGCGAGTTCATCAACACCATCTCCAAGATGACAGGCAAAACCATCATTACGGATGACAAAGTACGTGGCAAAGTTGATATCCAAAGCCCTTCTCAACTGACTGAAGATGAGCTTTATGAGATCTTTTTGGTACAGCTAGGCATCAGTGGTTACTCTGTAGTTGATGCAGGGAGCAATATTCTCAAAGTTATTCCGGCCCAAGGTGCTAAACTCGAAGGTTCTGAGGTATCTAGTGGCATTCCAAGCCGTAGCAGTGAAGAAATTATCACCCGTGTAGTGGAAGTAAAAAATGTTAATGCTAACCAACTAGCAGCAACCCTTAGGCCTCTTATTGATAACCGATTGGGTATTATTGCTGCTTACGACACCTCCAATGTTATCTTGTTAACTGATCGAACCTCTAACGTTCGACGTATTGCGCAGATCATCAACCAGGTTGACCAAGCTGACTCTCAGACGCTAGAAATTATTACGCTAAGCAATGCCTCGGCTAGCGAAATTGAGCGTATTCTTACCAGCCTAACCAATGACACAAAGAAAGATAAAGTAGGCCCGTCACCGGTTATTACCTCAGATAAGCGAACCAATACCCTGATTGTACGAGCAGACGACACGATGCGGGGGCGCATTCGTCGCATCGCAAAAGAGCTCGATGGCGAAGTCCAAACCACCTCCAATACTCGAGTGGTTTACCTTAAATATGCAAAAGCTAAGGATATTGTTCCGGTATTAAAAGGTGTCAGCGACACTATCATAAAAGAGGAAGGTGGCCAGACCGGCAACGCACCCACAGCACCAAGCAATAAAAGCGCACTCCATATTGATGCCCACGAACAGACCAACACAGTGGTGATGTCCGGCAGCCCCCATATCATTAAAACGCTAGAGTCCATTATTGAGCAACTCGATATACGCCGCGCTCAGGTGATGGTTGAGGCGATTATCGCCGAAGTATCCGACACAGCTTCCAAAGAACTAGGGGTTCAATGGCTGTTCTTTGATAGCAACCAGGGCAGCACTACCCCGCTAGGGGCCGTAAATTATAAGTCAGAAACCAGCACAGGTATCGTCGATCTTGTTGGGGCTGCGGCATCCAACAACGCGACAGCAGGCTTGGTACAAAATGGCCTGTCAATTGGTATTGGCCGTTTCGATCGCAATGGTTTTAGCTTCGCGGCTTTCCTTAACGCCTTAGACAAAGATACTGACTCCAACGTGCTATCCACACCAAGCCTAGTCACCATGGATAATGAAGAGGCCTTCATTCAAGTAGGCCAAGAAGTGCCCATTATTACCGGATCAACGGCCAGCTCCAACAACGATAATCCTTTCCAAACCATTGAACGAAAAGATATCGGTGTAAAGCTTAAAGTTACGCCTCAAATCAATGAGGGAGACGCGATCCGCCTGACCATTGAGCAGGAGGTTTCTTCGCTTTCAGGCATTAAAGCCTCAGATATCGTCACCAACAAACGGGTTATCTCTACCACCGTATTAGTTGATGACGGCGCCACCTTAGCACTGGGTGGCTTGATCAATGAAGATGTTCAGGAGTCTTCCTCTAAAGTGCCTCTGTTAGGCGACATACCAGGTATAGGCCAAGCGTTCCGTTCAGATGGCACTACTCACGTTAAACGCAATCTAATGGTGTTTATTCGCCCGACCATTATTCGTGATCAGCGCGTTGCAAACTCCGTTAGTCGTCAAAAATACAACTATATCCATGCACGCCAGTTGATGCATGCAGCAGGTAACCCAAATCGTTTAACGAAAGCCCCACCTCCGAGCCTGCCCCAGTGGAAGAATGATCAACCTTCGCCACCAACTATCGAAGAAGCGGCCGCAAAAGATCCACAAGTGGAAGAGATCTTTAAAATGATGGGCGGGGATCGCTGA